From the genome of Solibacillus sp. FSL H8-0538:
TGCCGATAAAACCTAACATATCAAAATCTGTCCCAATCATTCCGATTAAGGCAACAGAAAATCCGATACCCATCATTGATAAAATGGCTGCGAGTGTATAAATGAACATAACTACTTTTGCTTTATTCATTTTAATCCTCCCCAAAATAAGTAAATATGTTATAAAAAATTGAACATAAATTTTCCGAAAAGACATTTCATCTTTCTTGTGCTATAATATCACAGTTAAACATACGAAAAAAGAATATGGAGTGGAATAATGACAAATTTACGTCAAGACTTACGTAACATCGCAATTATCGCGCACGTTGACCATGGTAAAACTACATTAGTAGACCAATTATTAAAACAATCAGGGACTTTCCGTTCAAACGAACACGTTGAAGAACGCGCAATGGATTCTAACGACATCGAGCGTGAGCGCGGGATTACAATCCTTGCCAAAAATACAGCTGTTAACTATCATGACACACGCATCAACATTTTAGATACACCTGGACACGCCGATTTCGGTGGTGAAGTTGAACGTATCCTTAAAATGGTAGATGGCGTTCTATTAGTAGTAGATGCATATGAAGGTTGTATGC
Proteins encoded in this window:
- a CDS encoding DUF5325 family protein yields the protein MNKAKVVMFIYTLAAILSMMGIGFSVALIGMIGTDFDMLGFIGIVACIIAMCCIFIMGFKTKRKFREQGLL